Proteins encoded together in one Acholeplasma hippikon window:
- a CDS encoding phosphodiester glycosidase family protein codes for MKKLFILLLLPFLAANIFVSGNLKYEILTETTNVVNGVTHQFISASLTNDAGTVTPQRIHVLKADDTIETTVWSFRDNTGVLKNKNVIDIAKDFEAKNPNYEVVAAVNGDYFTTNQTINANMLFGSRMVNPNIHDKYYSLALTKYGNHIETYKKLTTEKQYAYFYDAKTDALYGAVELSQVNTQISTPGKTGYYYRYNSANDVVREHYVFDIVEKSIIGTFSSFYTNEGTKVNQKIENSDTKIAIVTTDEAVKSILAKGVKVKIQPKIKDVEEGNTILGVDSQILENGTIKTFEAIGGQSYENTSVRHPRTGIGFDENNRPVLFTVDGRQTGTSNGINLREFALIMKSHGVVNGFNLDGGGSTQTVIKENGQFKMVNVPTENPYRVVANAVLFIKAKDSSRVEETITETSINLTLPSSNYDVFVNGIEKSYQGNVVTIEKNDYIHQSISVVNKTTKSTIYTKLIYASKEKEPTEPTFTVSHEVDKNKLKIKINFTEADLDIDRMYVINQVNEENKVALVQYKGLRMATFDSVPENETEFIIYYELSNGKKGEISYTYKTDLPIVEEEDEDEGKKESSNIGLSIGIGSGILVVLAALTVIVIKRKK; via the coding sequence ATGAAAAAATTATTTATTTTATTATTATTGCCGTTTTTAGCTGCAAACATCTTTGTTTCAGGGAATTTAAAATATGAAATTTTAACAGAAACAACAAATGTAGTTAATGGCGTTACACATCAATTTATTTCAGCGAGTTTAACAAATGATGCGGGTACAGTTACACCGCAAAGAATTCATGTTTTAAAGGCTGATGATACGATTGAAACAACTGTTTGGAGTTTTAGAGATAATACAGGTGTTTTAAAAAATAAGAATGTCATTGATATTGCAAAAGACTTTGAAGCTAAAAATCCAAATTATGAAGTTGTTGCGGCAGTTAATGGTGATTACTTTACAACCAATCAAACAATTAATGCCAACATGCTATTTGGATCACGTATGGTAAACCCAAATATTCATGACAAGTATTATTCATTAGCATTAACTAAATATGGAAATCATATTGAAACATATAAAAAGTTAACAACAGAAAAACAATATGCGTACTTTTATGATGCGAAAACAGATGCATTATATGGTGCAGTAGAATTATCACAAGTAAATACACAAATTTCAACTCCAGGTAAAACAGGTTACTACTACCGATATAACTCTGCAAATGATGTTGTAAGAGAACATTATGTTTTTGATATCGTTGAAAAGAGCATTATTGGAACTTTCTCAAGTTTTTATACAAATGAAGGAACAAAAGTAAATCAAAAAATTGAAAACTCTGATACAAAGATTGCTATTGTTACAACCGATGAAGCGGTTAAGTCAATTTTAGCTAAGGGTGTTAAAGTTAAAATTCAACCTAAAATTAAGGATGTAGAAGAAGGAAATACCATTTTAGGTGTTGACTCACAAATTTTAGAAAACGGAACAATTAAAACTTTTGAAGCAATTGGTGGTCAAAGTTATGAGAACACAAGTGTTCGTCATCCAAGAACAGGTATTGGTTTTGATGAAAATAACAGACCGGTTTTATTTACTGTTGATGGTAGACAAACAGGAACTTCAAATGGAATTAACTTAAGAGAATTCGCATTAATTATGAAATCTCATGGTGTTGTGAATGGATTTAACTTAGATGGCGGTGGTTCAACCCAAACCGTGATTAAAGAAAATGGACAGTTTAAAATGGTAAACGTTCCAACAGAAAACCCATATCGTGTGGTTGCCAATGCAGTCTTATTTATTAAAGCAAAAGATTCATCAAGAGTTGAAGAAACAATTACAGAAACTTCAATTAATTTAACGTTACCTTCATCAAATTATGATGTCTTTGTAAATGGAATTGAAAAAAGTTACCAAGGTAATGTTGTAACGATTGAAAAGAATGATTACATTCATCAATCCATTAGTGTTGTAAATAAGACAACAAAATCTACAATCTATACAAAATTAATTTATGCATCTAAAGAAAAAGAACCTACTGAACCAACATTTACTGTTTCACATGAGGTTGATAAGAACAAATTAAAGATAAAAATTAACTTTACCGAAGCAGATCTTGATATAGATAGAATGTATGTTATCAATCAAGTGAATGAAGAAAATAAAGTTGCTTTAGTTCAGTATAAAGGATTAAGAATGGCTACTTTTGATAGTGTGCCTGAAAATGAAACAGAATTTATTATTTACTATGAATTAAGTAATGGTAAAAAAGGTGAAATATCTTATACCTATAAAACTGATCTTCCAATCGTTGAAGAAGAAGATGAAGATGAAGGGAAAAAAGAGTCATCAAATATTGGTCTTTCAATTGGAATTGGCAGTGGAATTTTAGTTGTATTAGCGGCATTAACTGTAATTGTCATCAAGAGGAAAAAATAA